The Besnoitia besnoiti strain Bb-Ger1 chromosome Unknown contig00014, whole genome shotgun sequence genome contains a region encoding:
- a CDS encoding uncharacterized protein (encoded by transcript BESB_026230), whose protein sequence is MAHDTSPATRRRGFEPHDAREASVAKAETTTATRMQPARRAGGNQEGRATRRRGTQLFSDGYSSASCPSPLCSRLSEECITQPRLLSVSARRPRQASSPTASTTRASSVAASSPPSPDPSPPSPLRQTSSLSVLPRAKSSEAAPAFLRPSKHPPKSAVSGQSPRAAARAMSRLSPSSVRTLSASSLRAVSASRASPAEARVASPASLGSAPLPASASPFPFSEGAANSSTLTPVSLARLRAANWRDLGVPVDELRPELCLTTGQTFQFSRIGGGDTPLWEGLVGRRVFQILQTPTGTLYRCLHRDRRGATDPPLSPKREPRETRRRAERNAGATAQLTPVKQEGEADPTTGGDTGAESELPRAEDSEDDRDDRDALRAFFNLDVSLAKLRNEWQTRRLRITLSPGAVSSGSSPVGPPSPPPPVAATREPLHRGQRGLQPRRRVRADCGEFSRRSNGRRAQDAGVKEAWRGGGAGQATPGEEDKRAQLRPPGGLELPGEGAGLAGVGRVLQLPVVECFFCFLCSSNNNIPRITQMVAALRRAYGELLVCGCDAEGEEKALEEKAAAEKVKETLRDTELLETKLSRPAADSRRDLSSSPTVPCEAPSGAQSLGSRRLPDSACASAPASASGLSEASSCVFCSRRDVPLLLSLRPRLTWHAFPSVAALAQASEDALRQLGLGYRARLLVAAAKALQAQGGEAFLLSLAAKAVASRRAGECDEEALFAVERDIRDALLPFAGIGRKVADCIALYSLGCWSRWPVDTHLLQFAQSDADFHAFLRGAARAAHAAVRETGNEAGLARSGRGGGTKETGRASSHAAWPPAEPQSLESMCPWRPAPLTPAAVERFCRSASGATTFANLSDALYCAMQIFYQRQFGVYAGWAQSVVFTDALRRKRKDKKEPERRDERAPAKRWKS, encoded by the exons ATGGCTCACGACACCTCccccgcgacgcggcggaggggcttTGAGCCGCACgatgcgcgcgaggcctctgtGGCGAAGGCAGAAACAACGACAGcaacgcgcatgcagcctgccaggcgcgccggcggtaACCAAGAAGGCcgtgcgacgaggcggcgagggacgCAACTCTTTTCTGACGGCTATTCCTCAGCGAGCTGCCCTTcgcccctctgcagccgccttTCTGAAGAATGCAtaacgcagccgcggcttctgtctgtctccgcgcgtcgcccgcgccaggCGTCCTCCCCTACAGCCTCAACAACCAGAGCGAGCTCcgtcgcggcttcgtcgccgccctctcccgatccttcgcctccctcgccgttGCGCCAGacgtcgtctctctcggtGTTGCCGCGTGCCAAGTCctccgaggccgcgccggcgtttCTGAGGCCTTCGAAACATCCTCCTAAATCGGCGGTTAGTGGgcagtcgcctcgcgcggctgctcgcgctATGTCTCGgttgtcgccttcgtctgtgAGGACTctttctgcttcgtctctccgcgcagtttcggcctcgcgcgcgtcgccggctgaGGCGCGGGTCGCATCGCCTGCGTCTTTGGGATCCGCCCCGTTACCTGCATCTGCATCCCCTTTTCCTTTTTcggagggcgcagcgaaTTCCTCGACCCTTACTCcagtgtctctcgcgcgtcttcgcgcggcgaATTGGCGCGACTTGGGCGTCCCAGTCGATGAGCTGCGGCCTGAACTCTGCCTCACCACGG GCCAGACGTTTCAGTTCTCGCGCATCGGCGGAGGCGATACTCCGCTATGGGAAGGCCTCGTGGGTCGGCGCGTCTTTCAAATTCTTCAGACGCCTACAGGCACCTTATACAG gTGTCTCCACCGAGATCGTCGAGGCGCGACAGACCCTCCTCTCAGCCCTAAACGtgagccgcgagagacgcggaggcgagctgAGAGGAAtgccggcgcgacggcgcagctgaCTCCCGTGAagcaggaaggcgaagccgaCCCCACAACCGGGGGAGACaccggcgccgagagcgagctcccacgcgcagaagactccgaagacgacagagacGACAGGGACGCactccgcgccttcttcaaTCTCGACGTCTCACTCGCCAAACTCCGAAACGA GtggcagacgcgaaggctGCGCATCACGCTGTCGCCTGGTGCCGTCTCTTCCGGCTCTTCGCCGGTTgggcctccgtcgcctccgccgccggtgGCAGCCACGAGGGAGCCTCTGCATCGCGgccagcgcggcctgcagccgcgcagaaggGTCAGGGCGGATTGCGGCGAATTCTCAAGGCGATCCAAcggccgcagagcgcaggACGCGGGAGTGAAGGAAGCgtggcgtggcggcggcgcaggccaggcgacgccgggcgaagaggacaaacgcgcgcagctccgccccCCTGGTGGACTCGAGTTGCCGGGAGAGGGCGCTGGACTCGCCGGCGTGGGGCGTGTCCTACAGCTGCCCGTCGTAGAGTGTTTCTTTTGCTTTCTCTGCTCTTCGAACAACAACATTCCTCG AATCACGCAGAtggtcgccgccctccgccgcgcgtacggcgagctcctcgtgtgcggctgcgacgcggaaggcgaagagaaggccctcgaggagaaggcggccgcggaaaaGGTCAAGGAGACCCTCCGAGACACTGAGCTCCTCGAGACGAAATTGTCTCGCCCCGCTGCCGACTCCCGCCGGgatctctcgtcttcgcccaCGGTGCCGTGTGAAGCTCCGTCGGGCGCGCAGTCCCTCGGCTCTCGACGTCTGCCTGACTCTGCGTgtgcctcggcgcctgcctctgcaagCGGTCTGAGCGAGGCGTCTAGCTGCGTATTTTGCAGCCGGCGCGATgtgcctctgcttctctctctccgtcccAGACTCACTTGGCACGCCTTCCCGtcggtcgccgcgctcgcgcaggcctcggaggacgcgctgcggcagcttg GCCTCGGGTATCGTGCTCGACTTCTGGTggcagccgcgaaggcgctgcaggcccagGGTGGCGAggccttccttctctctctggcaGCCAAGGCAGTCGCATCCAGACGCGCGGGTGAatgcgacgaggaagcgctgTTTGCAGTCGAACGAGACATTCGCGACGCGTTGTTACCCTTCGC CGGCATTGGGCGTAAAGTCGCAGACTGCATCGCACTCTATTCGCTGGGCTGCTGGTCGCGCTGGCCGGTGGACACTCACTTGCTGCAGTttgcgcagagcgacgccgacTTCCACGCGTTTCTccgtggcgccgcgagggctgcgcacgcggctgtGCGAGAAACAGGAAACGAggcgggcctcgcgcgctctgGGCGCGGTGGAGGCACGAAGGAGACCGGACGGGCTTCTTCGCACGCCGCGTGGCCACCTGCAGAGCCGCAGTCTCTTGAGTCGATGTGCCCGTGGAGGCCCGCGCCTCTGACCCcggccgccgtcgagcgATTCTGCCGgtccgcgagcggcgcgaccACGTTCGCGAATCTCTCAGATGCGCTCTACTGCGCCATGCAAATTTTTTACCAGCGCCAGTTTGGCGTCTACGCCGGCTGGGCGCAGAGCGTCGTGTTCACCgacgctctgcggcggaaaaggaaagacaaaaaagagccagagagacgagacgaaCGGGCCCCCGCGAAGAGATGGAAAAGCTGA
- a CDS encoding uncharacterized protein (encoded by transcript BESB_026240) translates to MRRSKTSRLGRSPLCSARSSMSESSSSSSSSSSCSSSSFSSSCASLPSSTLPGSSSPPSRSRLSCSQCRRRPAAARAECFRAAPLFRGLLPSVRRLASSPRCFLIGALAAMLLVALAAAGTRLAPESRAARADAEAPIRPSEEPDVLAHGCSPSEASCAPEAAAAGGWRKEEGAGSRATCASARESSASARESSASARESSASARESSASARKSSASARESSASACESSASACESSASACESSASARELPRSLGAEKGAGDARGRAGDRAEEAEASLESGRVGRQGFISSGSRHADSPEAGDPGEEEPGEGEEEPDALLAERVVLCDDLTEARDACDAHPRCMYIAAADVEGEAQKGACILDLEVMKQQVKDDCMMLPRGTLLGMARDLQKAELLRMGPSLVSFLRTRGDTSLLCRAVTRAYFSVPYIQLHALRRDSQARQQAAGEAEVKAGAASPDADGGEGGRASLEGLLRTLSARPWKSLEPWEKLVRALH, encoded by the exons ATGCGGAGGTCGAAGACTTCGCGACTCGGTAGATCGCCGCTCtgctccgcgcgcagctctaTGTCCgagtcttcttcttcctcgtcgtcttcctcttcttgttcctcttcttctttttcctcttcgtgtGCGTCTTTGCCTTCTTCTACGCTTCCcggctcctcttcgcctccttctaGGTCTCGCCTTTCTTGTTCACAatgtcgccgtcgccctgcagcggcgcgcgcagaatgttttcgcgcggcgccgctttttcgcggcctcttgccttccgtccgccgcctcgcgtcctctccccgGTGCTTCCTCATCGGAGCGCTCGCCGCGATGCTCCTagtcgcgctcgctgccgcggggACTCGACTGGCGCCggagtctcgcgcggcgcgggcagacGCTGAGGCGCCGATTCGCCCCTCCGAAGAGCCCGACGTTCTCGCGCACGGATGCAGCCCCTCGGAGGCCTCGtgcgcgcctgaggcggcagccgcgggagGGTGGCGCAAAGAGGAGGGTGCAGGAAGCAGAGCAACCtgcgcttctgcgcgcgagtcttctgcctctgcgcgcgagtcttctgcctctgcgcgcgagtcttctgcctctgcgcgcgagtcttctgcctctgcgcgcaagtcttctgcctctgcgcgcgagtcttctgcctctgcgtgcgagtcttctgcctctgcgtgcgagtcttctgcctctgcgtgcgagtcttctgcctctgcgcgagagttgccgcgctctctcggcgccgagaaaggcgccggcgacgcgcgagggcgcgcgggagatcgagcagaagaggcggaggcgtcgctggAGAGCGGACGCGTAGGCCGGCAGGGTTTCATTTCGTCTGGCTCGCGGCACGCGGACTCCCCCGAGGCCGGAGAcccgggcgaggaggaaccgggcgagggagaggaggaaccAGACGCTCTGCTCGCAGAACGCGTGGTGCTTTGCGACGATCTGACGGAGGCGCGTgacgcctgcgacgcgcatccccggtgtatgtacatcgcggctgcagacgtggagggcgaggctCAGAAAGGCGCGTGCATTCTTGACTTGGAGGTTATGAAGCAGCAGGTCAAAGACGACTGCATGATGCTCCCCAGAGGCACTCTCCTTGGGATGGCGCGCGACCTTCAGAA GGCTGAGCTGCTGCGCATGGGGCCGTCACTGGTCAGCtttctgcggacgcgcggcgacacctcgctcctctgccgcgcagtGACCCGCGCGTACTTCTCTGTTCCGTATATCCAGCTGCATGCactgcggcgcgacagccaggcgcggcagcaggccgcgggagaggcggaggtgaaggcaggcgcggcttcgcctgatgcagacggcggcgaagggggCAGGGCGTCTTTGGAGGGGCTTCTGCGGACCCTGTCGGCGAGGCCGTGGAAGTCACTGGAGCCCTGGGAGAAGCTCGTCAGAGCTCTTCACTGA
- a CDS encoding tetratricopeptide repeat-containing protein (encoded by transcript BESB_026250) — MESPQQTPPAGEHEAAAADVQMEEARPQSSAAQPAETQPGEGAQSPQREKALQIASLKDFCCAGVDFGAQNSVLASAALAMPLAVDVEGNALANRSTPSTEAFDGKLRLVGEEAEARATSNLKNTISHLPLWIRVKDHASLEALKTRFAFSAFPAVSFDTARREPVFEVLFDDETVQVPLTLVVSHYLKTLVSFAGTSRGQPVATNALAIALPASFSLEDFRLVREACDLAGFSRLVVSEAKDELEAAETDAAGPLLLTRADALLNCWSGKHLPQVYAELPSVRMPTGANGDAVESGAADEEVKFIALVDVGFAETNVQVAELRPRKEVAAAEMNGEKTHKIQNEIALKRLALAVDNQLGTVDAINLLASHVTGVVKTKHGDDVVTHSKRALRLFAGCQRVVKDLSGLPDTTLALEGFLQDEVDLTLPVSRDLFEKLCAPLKERLAALVASAFASAGVAPAQVAGMDLVGGGSRIPWVAETLAAALSQGGSEEAAQRLRRTLDGSSSVAVGAVFAAEGRRYVAPVAVGGERAVEASLEALASRLALTEAQELARRAVRNSMESYLFQMQGALCGPHRALFSEADRTAITALLRENEDWLLDHPEAAQREFEEKFESLKAELQQRCAAYFAAVEQEKAAKEKELEEAARAAAVNAQGEDLDVKLPNSQCLKRAKKNKDEGNELFKDGNTEMAVQRYIKAVQYTAKLFDLSPQDKAEADALKLACNLNLAQAYLKLSASADTKVPLTSTQETFLKKAISCCDAALETDATNLKAAYRRALANEKLRDFDAAMADVQKGLAASPADADLLKLKDRLDRQMKVQKEKAKKLYAKMFS; from the exons aTGGAATCCCCCCAGCAGACAccgcccgcgggcgagcacgaagcggcagccgccgacgtTCAAATGGAGGAAGCGCGACCGcagtcctccgccgcgcagcccgcggagactcagccgggggagggggcgcaGAGCCcacagagggagaaggcgctgcaAATCGCCTCGCTGAAGGACttctgctgcgcaggcgttGACTTCGGCGCGCAGAACAGCgtcctcgccagcgccgccctgGCCATGCCGCTCGCTGTCGATGTCGAGGGCAACGCCCTCGCGAACCGCAGTACCCCCAGCACCGAGGCATTCGACGGAAAACTCAG ACTTgtcggcgaagaagccgaggcCCGTGCGACCTCGAACCTCAAAAACACGATTTCA cacTTACCGCTGTGGATTCGCGTCAAAGACCATGCCTCGCTGGAAGCCTTGAAGACGCGCTTTGcgttctccgccttccccgCCGTTTCCTTCGACACTGCACGCCGCGAGCCTGTTTTCGAGGTCCTCTTTGACGACGAAACCGTTCAG gtcCCGCTCACACTGGTGGTCTCGCACTATTTGAAGACGCTAGTGAGCTTCGCAGGGACTTCCCGTGGGCAGCCAGTCGCGACCAACGCCCTCGCTATtgcgctgcccgcctccttctcgctggaggacttccgcctcgtccgtGAGGCCTGCGATCTAGCGGGATtttcgcgcctcgtcgtctcggAGGCCAAGGACGaactcgaggccgcggagacagacgcggccggtcccctcctcctcacgcgcgccgacgcgctgctCAACTGCTGGAGCGGCAAGCACCTGCCCCAGGTCTACGCAGAGCTCCCGAGTGTACGTATGCCCACGGGCgcgaacggcgacgcagtcgagagcggggcggcggacgaggaggtGAAGTTCATCGCGCTCGTCGACGTGGGCTTCGCAGAAACAAACGTGCAGGTCGCGGAGCTTCGGCCGCGCAAGGaagtcgcggccgccgagatgaacggcgagaagacgcacaAAATCCAAAACGAAATTGCGCTCAAGAGACTCGCCCTGGCCGTGGATAATCAACTCGGGACTGTCGAC GCGATCAATCTCTTGGCGTCCCACGTGACGGGAGTGGTGAAGACGAAGCACGGAGATGACGTGGTCACTCACAGCAAGcgtgcgcttcgcctcttcgcagGG TGCCAACGCGTGGTGAAGGACCTCAGCGGCCTGCCCGACACGACGCTCGCCTTGGAAGGCTTCTTACAGGACGAAGTTGACCTCACTCTGCCAGTCTCTCGGGATCTTTTTGAGaagctctgcgcgcctctcaaG gagcggctcgcggcgctggtcgccagcgcgttcgcgtcggccggtgtcgcgcctgcgcaagtCGCGGGCATGGatctcgtcggcggcggctcgcgaaTTCCCTGggtcgcggagacgctcgcggcggctctgAGCCaaggcggaagcgaggaggccgcgcagagactgcggcgcacgctcgacggcagcagctccgtcgccgtcggaGCGGTCTTCGCGGCCGAGGGCCGGCGCTAcgtcgcgcctgtcgcggtCGGTGGCGAACGCGCCGTCGAG GCttcgctggaggcgctcgcgtctcgtcTGGCGTtgacggaggcgcaggagctcgcgcggcgcgccgtccgGAACTCGATGGAGTCGTACCTGTTTCAGATGCAAGGCGCGCTGTGCGGACCGCATCGAGCGCTTTTTTCAGAGGCAGACAGGACGGCGATcaccgcgctgctgcgcgaaaACGAAGACTGGCTGCTGGATCAccccgaggcggcgcagcgcgagttCGAGGAGAAGTTCGAGAGCCTGAAAgccgagctgcagcagcgctgcgctgcgtaCTTCGCCGCAGTCGAGCAGGAAAAGGCTGCCaaggagaaggagctcgAAGAGGCCGCACGGGCCGCTGCGGTCAACGCCCAAGGCGAGGACCTTGACGTCAAACTGCCCAACAGCCAGTGCCTTAAGCGCGCAAAGAAAAACAAAGATGAAGGGAACGAACTCTTCAAAG ACGGCAACACGGAGATGGCGGTGCAGAGGTACATCAAGGCAGTTCAGTACACCGCGAAGCTGTTTGACCTCTCGCCGCAGGacaaggcggaggcagacgcgcttAAGCTCGCATGCAACCTCAACTTGGCGCAGGCCTACCTGAAGCTCTCGGCCTCCGCTGACACCAAGGTGCCCCTCACCTCCACGCAGGAGACCTTCCTGAAAAAAGCGATCTCCTGCTGTGACGCCGCGCTTGAAACTGA cgccaccAACTTGAAGGCCGCCTACCGTCGCGCGCTTGCGAATGAGAAGCTGCGGGACTTTGACGCCGCCATG GCGGACGTGCAAAAGGGGTTGGCCGCGAgccccgcggacgccgaccTCCTCAAG CTGAAGGACCGTTTGGACAGACAAATGAAGGtgcagaaggagaaggcgaagaagctgtACGCGAAGATGTTCAGCTAG
- a CDS encoding uncharacterized protein (encoded by transcript BESB_026260): protein MDGGPHPRRQIEAPSPRRRATPGARETAQRDGAAKGGCLKGMNVRERVEGAERPFKLERACPGEAADRRAWRSEVSSPAGPSHAISRQAYNRRDPGAALAETAARRSRQAGSSPPPRRAARQKQEEGNKNALEGLS, encoded by the coding sequence ATGGACGGCGGGCCtcacccgcggcggcagatcGAGGCGCCGAGCCCAAGGCGCAGAGCCACCCCAGgtgcgagagagacggcgcagcgggacGGAGCAGCGAAGGGGGGTTGTTTAAAGGGGATGAACGTCCGGGAGAGGGTCGAAGGGGCCGAAAGGCCCTTCAAACTCGAAAGGGCCTGtccaggcgaagcagcggacCGCAGGGCGTGGCGCAGTGaagtctcctcgccggcagGCCCTTCACACGCGATTTCACGGCAGGCCTACAACAGACGCGACCCCGGTGCGGCCCTtgcggagactgcggcgcgtcggTCGCGCCAGGCGGGCTCCAGCCCGCCTCCACGACGGGCGGCCCGCCAGAAGCAGGAGGAAGGAAACAAGAACGCTCTCGAAGGCCTCTCTTGA
- a CDS encoding uncharacterized protein (encoded by transcript BESB_026270) has translation MEELLRLPLSRALAGRRPSLRHCGELRCFASLARRVVSQELAGGRPSWSRLRAGEETAESRQGTPGEGGASGEGARAAGDANGARLRMEASVLPQIPQISSLRTFLNPHGRLPPHRFRLSSSPAAAAAAASSALASESATSVRVAAGALYVIHTFYLHPYEFLLFEEALFRLLNNGSPPKAARDAAVACLFLHHPPYAPCAAPSSASPHSAASPLSSASSAPSASVVFGLSGRPAAFVKDAEQVFSSRDAIFIRRFSGGGTVVMDAETCVCASLLLPHALSRARPYPGDFMRFAFDFYRGEGRARGPTVGAAEEAASRASYAVLRPETCPTREAPQELHGDAAPGSVSRPRDGMVGDFFCLAVPPAAASRAPPPSLGLAGAPSSSQPNSAASRFASSPFSGAFALRENDFVVRTLPAPASPLSPPPSAQAAEWIKVAGNAQALSRIYGLQHTSLLWNLDALLPRMSALLRVPEKQPKYRSQRSHAAFLAGVAHALKTHVALPPWLTGAPAERRGRGRSGVDLDRRAPQGIPPGVVSDHEEGARATPASGAETEETQPTPAAAGARRARRGDEKEAKGTEQHPERRSVRLETPTDALLCLSVLAEDFAAARNAETLENLRLARAQASSSGQCSGAPDSDADANETEKENENGGDEPRLWRCVHCVLTPDDALPREFFSQWQRLYGRAAEGDGADRPEARDSEAGGAQGAGGDREEGEGAASSGRETLQHSQRLLYQLRSAVARDAIHELVNGGLKSYRATRFMDAEGRLIADETYRTLLEINRFVPLVSQSETDSS, from the exons ATGGAGGAGCTTCTTCgactgcctctctcgcgtgccctcgcggggcggcggccgtccCTCCGGCATTGCGGCGAactccgctgcttcgcctctctcgcgcgcagagTAGTCTCGCAGGAACTCGCCGGAGGCCGCCCCTCGtggtcgcggctgcgcgccggggaggagacggcggagagtcGGCAAGGAACCCCAGgtgaaggaggcgcgagcggcgaaggtgcgcgggcggcgggcgatGCGA acggcgcgcggtTGCGAATGGAAGCAAGCGTGCTTCCTCAGATTCCTCAGATTTCTTCTCTCCGTACCTTTCTGAACCCTCACGGCAGGCTGCCGCCCCATCGCTTTCggctctcctcttcgccggctgcggcagcggccgcggcgtcctcggcgctcgcctctgaGTCCGCCACCTCAGTGCGCGTGGCGGCAGGGGCGCTGTATGTCATTCACACGTTTTATCTTCATCCATACGAGTTTCTTTTgttcgaggaggcgctcttTCGTCTGCTGAACAACGGCAGcccgccgaaggccgcgcgcgacgccgcagtcGCCTGCCTGTTCCTTCATCACCCCCCGTacgcgccctgcgcagcgccttcttctgcctcgcctcattctgctgcctcgcctctgtcttctgcgtcttctgctccATCTGCGAGCGTGGTTTTCGGCTTGAGCGGTCGCCCGGCCGCGTTTGTGAAGGACGCCGAGCAGGTTTTCTCGTCGCGAGACGCAATCTTCATCCGCCGCTTCTCTGGCGGCGGGACGGTTGTGATGGACGCGGAGACATGCGTCtgtgcgtcgctgcttctcccgCATGcactctcgcgcgcccggcCCTACCCTGGCGACTTTatgcgcttcgccttcgatTTCTACCGTGGCGAAGGCCGTGCGCGGGGCCCAaccgtcggcgcggcggaggaggccgcgagcagAGCGAGCTACGCAGTCCTGAGGCCCGAGACGTGCCCAACCCGCGAGGCCCCTCAGGAGCtccacggcgacgcggccccGGGCTCGGTGTCTCGTCCGCGGGACGGCATGGTCGGGGATTTCTTCTGTTTGGCCGTTCCAccggctgccgcgtcgcgcgcgccgcctccgtccctcggcctcgctggggccccgtcgtcctcgcagccgaactcggcggcctctcgcttcgcctcctcgcccttttCGGGCGCATTTGCTCTGCGCGAGAACGACTTCGTGGTGAGgacgctgccggcgcctgcctcgcctctttctccaccgccctctgcgcaggcggccgagTGGATCAAGGTTGCAGGGAACGCGCAGGCCCTCTCGCGGATCTACGGGCTGCAGCACACGTCCTTACTGTGGAATCTCGACGCGTTGCTGCCGCGCATGagcgcgcttcttcgcgtgcCTGAGAAACAGCCCAAGTACCGCAGCCAACGGTCGCAcgctgccttcctcgccggcgtcgcgcacgcgctcaAAACGCATGTCGCCCTGCCGCCGTGGCTGACTGGAGCCCCAGCCgaacggcgcgggcgcggtcgcagcggcgtcgacCTCGACAGGCGCGCACCCCAAGGCATCCCACCTGGAGTCGTCAGCGACCACGAAGAAGGAGccagggcgacgccggcgagcggcgcagagaccgaggagacgcagccgacgcctgccgcggccggcgcgcggcgcgcgcggcgcggcgatgaAAAGGAAGCGAAAGGAACAGAGCAGCACCCCGAGAGACGCTCGGTTCGTCTGGAGACTCCGACAGATGCCTTGCTCTGCCTCAGCGTCCTCGCAGAAGActtcgcagctgcgcggaacgcagagacgcttGAGAATCTCCGCcttgcgcgcgcgcaggcctccagcAGCGGGCAATGCAGTGGCGCgcccgacagcgacgcggacgccaacgagacagaaaaagagaacgAAAATGGCGGAGACGAGCCGCGGCTGTGGCGATGCGTCCACTGCGTGTTGACACCGGATGACGCCCTGCCGCGGGAGTTCTTTTCTCAATGGCAGCGCCTTTACggtcgcgcagcagaagggGACGGCGCGGACCGCCCCGAGGCTCGCGACAGTGAAGCCGGAGGAGCCCAAGGAGCaggaggcgaccgcgaagagggcgaaggcgcggcatCCAGCGGCAGAGAGACTCTTCAACATTCTCAGCGTCTGCTTTACCAGCTGCGATCGGCGGTTGCCCGCGACGCCATACACGAACTCGTGAACGGGGGTTTGAAGAGCTACCGAGCTACGCGCTTCATGGACGCGGAGGGACGCCTCATCGCAGACGAGACCTACCGAACTCTTTTAGAAATCAACCGGTTCGTTCCGCTGGTGTCTCAATCAGAAACAGACTCCAGCTGA